The genome window ACGATTCCGTGAGACAGGAACGGAAAACGATCTCTACCATTCGTCTCTCCGGCTGCAATGAGGAATACTGGTCCCCCTTCCTTGTAGTGACTTGCATCGAACCAGTAGCGGAGGTTGAAGTGGTCGCGAGTATGGGGTTCATATCGAGATTCATTGTGAAAATGGTCAATAGGCACTGAGAAATTGTGGTCCACAAACTCCTTCAAAGATGTCAGGTGTAGTGAAGCACCCGtttcatcttccagcagtCGCAGTTGATGGAGAAGTGGGAATTGCAGTTCCAACGGAGAGATGTCGAACCCTTGGGCGGCGGAGGCCAGGAATGTCCCAATCAGGAACAGAACAGCTTGCAGCTGCATCTTTGTGATATACAATGCGTACTCCGAGCAGAGATAGCATCGATGATAGGAGAGGTTTATAAAGACAAGAGAGAGAACTCCGCAGCTTTCTTGGTCCTTGGGAGTTCCGCCGGACGATCATCCATCGCGACGATCCCCCTCCCGTCTCCACACCTACGACAAGCGCTGTTGGCATGTTCAAACATCGCATGCTTTGGAGAACTGGGACAAGTGTGCTGTCTGCGTCTTTGCAAGTCGTGTCGATATATTCACTCCTATCTCTGCTGCCCTCAAGGAACTGGTCCAGCGGAGAGTCAGTGTAAACGAGCGTTTGTTGACTGCTTTGTTCCTTGGCTCAAAGTCACTTTACTATTCCTACTATGGGCTAGCTTCGAGTTCTCAGCGCATTTTTGTTTGGGATCACATTTACGAATGAGACCACTCTCCTCATATTTAAAGCATCTCAGCAGCATATCCATATGCTTCATCCTTAGCTGTCCGCCCTTGCTTTGTCGTTTCGCTTCCTTGTCCCACCACGCTTACATCCCCTCCGTCCGATGGCATACTACTTTTTGACCATCCACCTGCCGACCTTCTCGGCAAGCTCCTCTCCTTTGATCGTGAACGAACGGATCCTCTTCGGTTGTGACAGTCAGCATATTCTTTTAAAGCTGCGCTGGACCCGCATATAATGGCGAAAGACGCGGATCTTCCATGTCGACCTCACGGGAATTGCCATAATGCGAGTGACACActttcaagaagaaaagaaggatcCTTCGAATCAGAAAGTTTTTGACTTAACCACTTGCGTCTTTGCTGTGGTCAGTCGTGACAGATCGTGCAGGGGTACAATGTGAGAAGGTTGTGGAATGGTAattcttcattttctctgGCGGGGCGGAAGAGCGGCGAAGATGAGGCGACCGCCAGGATTAGATTTCCCCCCTGCCCTGAACCCGGATAGAGGGACGCGTCCGATCGAATCGTGCTGGCCGGGACTGTACCAACTTCAGCATGTCCCCGATATCGTCGAACGCAGCGGGGAAGGGATGTTCGGGTACCGGGCGTATTTCACGTCGAGCACGGTGTAGCATGTTTGCGCGATTGACCGGCAGACTCGTCGTCGATGCCAAATGCGCGGATAATGAAGCCGCTGCGGCAGGCGTTCATCGGGACTGGCGGGGGCTCGTGGGTTTTGAGCTTTTGTAGATGTGGAGCCTGACGATGTGATCGACGTCTCAGGACAGTAAACAGTATGTAGGACTTCGTCAGGGTGTGGATGTACTCCGAAGTGTAGGCGGACAAGAATGCGGAGGAGTGCTATGACACTCCTTTTCTCGATCGTAAACTACGCCTGTGTTGCTTTGTAGACGTAGGGATATCCCGTTTGACCTTGACTGTCTAGGACGCGACCTCCATCTCTGGAGCGCATGCTCATGATAGATGACATCGTCTGGATGAGCCATTGAACCATTCATCTACAGTCTCTCTCTGTATGCCATATTGGGCTGGCTTCAGGTGTTGCAAACATTGGTCAAGGCTTAGTTTGTGACCTCTAGGGATATCTCGCCGCACAGAGAAAACAGTTACTCTATCACAAGTCGATTCGCCTCTGGCTCACACCTTTTTAGTTTTATTTGCTTCCTCTACTGTACACCTAAGATTGCCACTGCCATAATTCTTTCGTTCTACATGGAATTTTCTCTAAGTAGTGACAGATCAGTTTCAGTGCGCGGCTGATTGGACAAAAATACGAGCTAAAAATGAAGGCAGATAGCGGACACCCAAAAAGGTTAAAGCAGATAAGATTCTTAAAGTTGAAGTTCCGCAACATGAGCTGGGACGACTTGTGTCCCGCTCTAGTGGCTGGATGGAATAGCCATCCTACAGACCGGTATGCATTCTCGAGATAAGATGAGAGTGACTAGCCTAGAGAAGGGCCTTGGTCCTGCCATAGAAGTGAAGCACGATGTGGCTGCTGCAACGGCGAACAAGaccagcgaagaagagtccACTGCGCCAATGGACCACGGACTTCATGCTTGGACGGTGGTCGCAGGAGCCTGGTGCTGCCTCTTTTGTGGATTTGGGTGGGTGAACGGTGAGTTTGTCCGTCACCGACAGAGAACCATTTCTGACCGATATAGCGATCGGTGTTTTCCAGGACTACTATCAACATAATCAATTGCGCGAGTACTCCGCATCCAGCATCTCCTGGATCCTGTCTCTCGAGCCATTTGTTCTCTTCGCCGCAGGCATCGTCCTCGGCCGGGTTTTCGACAACTACGGCCCCAAATGGATGCTCCTCATCGGCACATTCCTGCACGTCTTTGGCCTCATGATGATCTCCGTCTCGAGCGAGTACTACCAGTTCCTCCTTGCGCAGGGGATCTGCAGTCCCCTAGGCGCTAGCTTCGTCTTCTATCCGGCTTCCGCCTGCACAGCGACCTGGTTCGACAAGCGCCGCGCGCTCGCATTCGGGATTATGTCGAGCGGGTCGTCGATCGGCGGCGTTGTCTTCCCCGCGATGTTATCGCGGCTGCTGCCTCGTGTTGGATTCGGATGGTCGCTGCGCATCTCGGCGTTTGTGGTGCTGGCGTTGCTGGCTGTGGCGAATATGACTGTTCGCTCGCGCATCGCGCCTGTGCCGAGGAGGGTGCAGTTCAGCGATTATATCGGGCCGTTCTCGGAGGTGCCGTTTgtgttgttgatgctggcgTCTTGCTGTGGCTTCTGGGCGATGTTTGTGCCGATCAATTATGTGATACTGGAGGCGCAGGAGGATGGGGTTCGTCGCAGTCTGGCGGAGTATCTATTGACCATTCTAAATGCTGCAAGGTTAGTGTGTCCCAGTCTCCAGCTGCGCGGATTGACGTGTATGCTGATGAGCTAGTCTTCCTGGTCGCATCCTTCCCGGTTACTTGGGAGATAAACTCGGCCGGTTCAACGTGATGATCGCCATGTGTACCCTTTCTGCTCTGACGATTCTCGTCCTCTGGATCCCTGGAACGCTGCTGGCCCCGGGCTCTGCGGCCGTTTATGTCATCTTCAGCTTGTTGTATGGGTTCGCGTCCGGAGCGTTTGTCGGCATGGTTCCAGCACTGCTCAGCCAGATCACGGCGGATATGAGCAAAACGGGTGTGCGACAGGGAGTATTGTATACCTGCATGAGCATTGCAACGTTGACCGGAAGCCCAATTGCGGGGGCAATTCTGAATCGACAGCAGGAGACTTATTGGGGGCTACAAGTCTTTGCTGGGGCAATGATGGTGGGGAGTGTGGTGTTCTTTGTTGCTGCGAGAGTGGTTTTACAAGGGACGTCGCTAAGAAAGAAGGTGTGATTAATATCCACACCAGTATTGACCTCAGGTATCCACACACTGAATCAATGGGATGATAGTGTCCATAATTCACTTCAAACTACTTTCTTGAAACTATCTAAGCATGGCTCTGACAGAATCTTATTAAAGCTTCTCCAGTGCACAAGTATCCTTGTTAAAGAAAGGTAGGACAGGTGAGGCTCTCAGACGGATTGGGGAAAGTAAACTGATAAGCATGATAAACAGAGACCATAGTGAAATGGAAAGGCGCTTGATTACTTGATCTGGGCTGCTGTGTGCCAGTGCATGAAGAGAGGAGACCTGAACAGGCTGCTTGAGTTGTTTGCTCGATCCACTGCTTAGTTCACCTTGTACAAAACGTATAGCTGCCACTGATCTAGTAGCACTCGAAATGTCCCACCCAGTATTCCACCAATCCTTCAGTAAAGTCCAAATCCGAAACAACTAGCATAGCTAATACACCAGCTCCCATTCCGCACCAAAGCCTGGGATATAGGCAATGCGGTTGTCAGGCTGTGAAGCAAAGCTGGTAGTAAGCTCACTGATCCGGAAATGGGGGTTCAGACAGGATATAGTCAATATGAGGAATCCCATGTCGTTCCTGATGAACGACACCGGGCCGGCGGCATGATGAAGAGACATACGATCGTCGCCGAGAATGCGGTGATCTACCGGAGACGGTGCGTAGTTCGGGCAGAGTATTTTAATGGCTTGGAACCGGGCGCGAGATTTGGTGCTGACGTAGACCTGGAGTGATTCCGCCTCTGACTTGCGTTTGACGTCCCAATAGAGAGATTTGGACTTCTTGGAGCGGATGTAATACCTACAGGAATCACAACTCAGCTAACCTGCAAGAGCGAGAGAAAGATGGGGCTACCAGTTATATTGAAAGCAATCGACAAAAGGCCCGTTATTGATCGTATGCCACGAATCATTGTAGCCATACAAAGGCTTGAAGAGGATTAGTCCGTCAAATCTCTGAGTGAGGCAATAGTCGGTGGTCGAATGTTCGATGCGGAAGTTTTGGTACCGGTACCATTCAGCGTTGATGCGCGCGATGTTTCCAAACTGTGAGGTCTCCATGGCACGGAACCAGGCGTCTAAGGTGTCCTTGTCTTTGGCCGTAATGAGCCAGACAGAGAAGCCCTGCTTTGATTAGTGAGAGCGACTGCTTTCTGGTCTAAAGAGCTTACCCCGGAGGTGGCGTAGGCGTAGAAGACCATCTTGCTCCACGGAAGCTCTGCTTTCAGGTATCAACTGACATGAAGACGTTAATTGCTCAACTGATTAAGAAAAAGGTTGAGCAGAGAGTGTCGAGACTTTATAGTCCTGGAACCAGTGGCATATGTGAATGCGACGGAAGTCGAAGGCGTCTGTAGAAGCTGAAACCTCCAAGAGAAAATCCAGATCAAGCAGAattttcatcatcattcaccATGAAAGACGACATAATACCCCTGGATAGCTTCAAAAAGGCTCGGCGTTGCGTATGATGGTGTGCAGTGTTGTCCACCTTTTAACAGTTTGCCTTAGGAATGCAATAGAGAATGATTCTGAGTGCATGCCTTCAGCAGATATAGCAAAGTGCTGTACTGCCTAGAACAACCCATTCCTTCATTGATAGTGATTTCAATTCCATGTCATTTTCGTCTGTCGGAATAGGGCATGGATGCCTCTTTACCCGGTGCGTGAAAATCCGTGATGCAGCAATTGTGGAGCGTCGGAAGGGTGGCTAATCCTTCAGGAATTCGAGGATAGACACGTTTTTTGGCATATGTGGAATCAGTCAACTCTCCGGAACTCATGATCTGTGCTACTTGTATAGATTGACCTCGAGGACGTTGTTAAACAGCACGCTTTTTTCAGGTGGCGAGGCGTGCACTGGAAACCACGTATTCTCTCTTTGCTACCGAGATTCGCAACCGTTCCGTTCATCTTCAGACCCAAACAGACAATTGACGGTCATTTGACGAGAGAAGGGCAGCACTATGTCTGCTAAACATGCAGTCTCAAAGGAACTTTCAGCATTCGAAATAAGCTATTGCAGACTAGAGGAAGAGTTAGTGGATGCAACTCTGCTACTCACACGCGGTGCCATACGAACATCTTTCCAATATACGAGAATAATCATTGCCCGACAAGGTGAGGATCTAGTCTCCGGTCAATAAGGCATAGGACGAGAACGCTCTATTGCTTCTTCGGAGGGGTGTGCAATACCCTTCATCATAATCAATAATTGGCCAGCTTGCTGACTGAGCACTATCTCTCTCTACCAGAAAGACACACCCGGAAGCATCCTCAGGAATTAGCCCACAGCGGAAGCCGATACAACGTTGCAGGCAAAACCCTGCCTGCCCCAAAAGGCATGTCGCTCGAGGTCATGCAGTCCATCTTTGATTTCCGGCTTGACGTAAATAACAAGGTACTGCTGGAGACCGGTGTGGTGGGAagcatcgtcttccagcCCTTTCCACGGAGCATCGCACAGAAAGCCTTGGAGCTCGGAGTCAGTCACTTCCTAGGTACACCTTTACACTACTGCTGCTAACTGAGATTTAGGATCTGCTTGACCTTCCCCAGACCAGGACTCTATTCTCATTCAGATCACCCTGCAGTGGATTCTGGGGCTGTCCGACGCTCGGATGTACGATGCACACagaagctcttcaacggAATTGGTCGCTAGATCAAGGAGTACATTGCTAATGGAACTCTGCCAGACGTCTATTGTCCGTTGTATATGAATGATATTGACGCTGGCCAAGAATACTGGAGTCGACTGAGGACGCGGGATCGGCCTCTGCAGACGAGACTCAAGTATGATCCCGCGAGATTCTTGCAAACGCGGACCGGCGGGTTTTGCTTGTCATAATAGATGGACTGCTTTACTTGCAATTCTGTGCTGATGTCGACAAGGATTGATTCCATAttcctgcatcatcatcagttcAACAACTGCTTCACGTATCCACAATATTTTTGTTCAGTTCCGAGACCTGAAAAAATAAGAATAGAGAGAAAAGATAAACATTACCTTGAGCAGCCTTTCCCCATTAGGGACAAGGCTGGAGTCACGCGTTGAGCCTCAGCCTCGTTCAATGTTGCAATCTCAACTCGCGTCTGCTCGAGCTTTTCTGAAGCTCGTTTGACTATTCGACATCTGCCTATGATGTGCGCAAATCTGAACATTGACGTATTAATCTTACTGGGTCATGGAGAACAGACGGTCCTCGGATAGTTTGTCCAACGACCTGTGGAGCGACATACGGGTTTTGCTCAAAGAGCAAAATGAACGATTACGTATCCAAAATAACCTGCTCGAGAAGCTTCTGGATGGGGAGAAAGGCACTGGGACCGTTACGAGTAATAATATTCTCCCGGATGGCGATGAAAGGAGCCGGACCATCGAAGATGAGACCCGGCTCGATGGAAGAAACAAGTCACAAACCTCCTTGAAATCATACCTGAAACGTGACACCAGTGACTTTGAGTTTCAGAATCAAGGAAATACTGTTCTTTACGCTGCAGAGGGAACTCTCAAGTATCCCCGAGTCTATTATCTTGTCGATGAACGACACCCACCCCGCCTCCACAGACTGTCGACAGGCTTGAGAGCTGACACCTCATGGAAATACTGTGAGTCCAGAGATCAATCATCTTCGTGTTGAGAGCATGGATCTGACGAACTCTAGGGAAGCCTGTTGCCCCAGGAGGAATCTCCCATCCAGAACAGTATCAGTCCTATCCTGGTGCAGGATATCCTGACTATATTCCTGAATGGGAGATTAAGCGTACCAGCGATGGATGGTACCATATTGATGGTGCGAAATTGGAAGACGAAGTTCATGTTCCTCCCGACAGCCTCTACAGTGGAAAAGCACGGTTGGTACCTTATTCACTCAATTGTAGCACGTCCCTTCCATCCAAATGGGCATGTGAGCCAGGTGCAAGTTTACATGGTGGTTCTGGGAAGGGCATGGTCGGCATCATACAAATGCTATTAACAACTCTGGGAAACCTCTACGCTGTCCCTTGCGACGGCAGGGTGCAATTCGCATTCGATCGATGCCACCTGAGGAGTCTCAGCCCCTCTGGTCTGAGTTCGCGCTTGGAAGAGCTCCAGATGTTCTTTAAGACATTAGAAGCAAGCAACGGTCGTGTTCAGATTGTCGATCTGGACGACTGGATGCATGCAGCCGTATACGAGCGCGTCACTGCATACcctgaagaatggaaagTAATCCTGAGAAGTAAGGATCCAAGAATTCTAGCCGTCCCTGCCTTGGAGGCAGATCTCCGCAAAGTCAATATTCGGCCAACGCGGTTTTACTACAAGAGCGGAAACGGTAAGCCGACGGAAGTCAAGTGGAGGGAAACCGGCCATTGGAATCGCATTATCAGCTGCATTGGGTTGAACGCTGTAGCGCCATCGTTTGACTATGGACTTGACGCGCTCTGTCATACCCTCTTTCGCAGTTGTACAGGTGAAAAGTTTCAATACGCGGACCTTGTGCCAGGAATTCTGCGAACACATATTTCCTGCGTTAAACGGAGGCGATCGCGCAACGATGCCGCTGATGCTCTAGAACCATTCCACATTACTTGGTGCCGAATCGATGGCGCAAAGCCCTTCCGCAAGTCGACATGGAGATCTGGAGAGCTATACGGGTCAAAGGACTCAATAAATACGCTGTATTTGTCCGAGGTCGCGTTCACATTGGGCTTCATCCCATCTCAACGGTCCCTGTGGTCCAATACACagaaaggaaagacagaGAATATGGACCGCAGTCATTGGTGTCTTCTGCATCTCGCACCGTCTCACTTTCGCCGCTTGGATGAATCGATTCACCGTCGCAGGCAGGATGACCCGCGGACTGCCCCATTCACCACAGCAATCACGCTGATAGAAGAGGCACTGCAGCACGCGGCCAACGATTGGGACCGCATTGCCAACCACTTTGACCTTGTTCTCAACCAGAACGATAGTATTTTCGATCCTGAACTTCACGATCGCTTTCTGTTCGATGATGCTTCGTTTTCCCGCTCGCGGTACTATTTCTGGCTGATGGACAGTTTGGAGGGCTTCACATCCGCCGTGTCGGATACTATTCATGAATGGGAGGTATACTGGTGGGCTAGAAAGGACGTATTCGAAGATTACGACGCATTCTATCTGGACAAGTGGCGGAATACCAAGGTTGAATTGGGATCTCCAAAGCCTCCTCAAGAACCCCCACGACTGGAAGATTCAGTCCAGAGGGTGGAAACGCATGTTGCACGGCTGAGAGAAATCTTAAGCCGGCTCGAAGTTTTGCGCGACCGAACCATGACCTTACGCGACGGAGTGAGTACAGCTTGCTTGTGATCCAGCTATTAGCTGACCTGTAGTAGTTATTTAATGCGAGCACTGTCATCGAATCGCGGGCTGCTACCCAGCTTGGTGAAAACGTCAAATTGCTCACATACGTGAGCATATTCTATCTCCCGCTAGGTTACTGCGCTGCTTTATGGAGCATCAACCGAGATTTCAACTTAGTGGCATTCACCATTACCACTGCTCTTCTGGCTCTGGGCACGTATGCTCTGGTGTTGAACCTGAATGATATTGTGTTTCTGATCAGGAAGACCTACCGAAAGCTGCGGTCTCCTATATTGGAAGCAATGAAAAACGACTCGCATGAACAATGGGCCGAGTTGGGCAGCGCTTTCAGTGAATTCATGCCGGAGAGGCATGGTGATCAGCCCTCCGAGTGGGCAATTCTGCTGTACGCTGTGTTGATGGCTACAGAGAAGTTGAAATTCTGGAAACGAGGCCACTCCAATCCGATTGATGACGGACTCGAACGAAAGTGAATCCTGATCTGCCTGTCTCTTACAAGACAACAGATACCTGTCTAAAAGCCAACGGAGACCTGATATCCCTGGTCTGGCGTCACATTGGAGTTTACCTTCCGACACCGTCTGGCTCCAGGAGAGCTCGTCTGAGGCTCTCCACCCGTCATTGGTGTACAGTAGCGAGCTACAACCAACTAATCCCGAAGGGATTACTGTGATTTAGACAAATGTTTTTATAGAAAATCACTAGATAGTTGTTATAATCATATAATCTACCACTAACGTAATTGGTAAGTGAGCCTTGGACACAGCCCCTTGAATCGAATCTGGCTATTATCTGTATGAACTCTGATGTATTCCAGTGAAGCAACCTACAAGTTATCTAGCGTACTCTCACCAGTAAAACCAGACCCACTCAAATAGCGACTGGGGCCTACGGGatctctactccgtagatccACTTCTTATACTTTTGGCTGCTATAAATATAGGTACACACATCCCATAGACATGCTAAGTCCTACCCGCAGCGGTGGCTCAATAGGGAATTCTGGACGCCTATTATTTGGCGTCTCGCCAATCTTACCTCCAGCTACATTCGGAGCGGAGAAATAATTATATCACGTAGGCTCTAAGACAGGCGGCAGGACGCCTTAATCTGTACTTATATCAGCGGTTGTTGACTTCGATTGACTTGACCACTCCCCCCCCATCTTTCCTACTACGGGTTTTTGGCCTCAACAACACCCTTATATAGCTATTTTTACCATGACCGCAGAGCATTCTCCCTTAAGCCTGAGCACGGTTCTCGTGACCGGTGGCAGTGGTGGTCTTGCCAGCAAGATCCTTGAGCTCTTCTCACAGCGTGGCTGCAAACGTCTCCACTCGATTGATATTCGGCAGccatcccatcttcttcacggTGTTACGTACCATCTAGGAGATCTTACAGATGTTGATGCGATGCGACAGATCTTTCATGAGGTCAAACCTGACGTTGTGATTCACACCGCCAGTCCTAGATTCGACACGCCAAATCATATCATGTATAAAGTCAACGTGGAGGGCACTAAAAACTTGGTCCAGATTGCCCAAGAGTCTGGAGCACACTCGTTCGTCTACACGAGCTCGGCGAGCGTTATCAGCGACGGAAAGACTGATCTGGAGAATGCTGATGAGAGCTACCCGGTCATCCTCGGCGACCAGCAACCGGAGTACTATACTCACACCAAAGCTCTCGCTGAGACATATGTCCTTTTACAGAATCATCGATCAGAAGGCACCTCCCCCCAGTTCCTGACTTGCGCAATCCGGCCATCGGGTATCTTTGGTGTTGGCGACCTGGTTTTGCTCCCCGGTATGCTGGATGCGTATTTCAGAGGGCAGACCAAGGTGCAGATTGGCAACAACAAAAACTTATTCGACTTCACTGAGAACACAAATGTGGCATACAGTCACTACCTTGCGGCCGCCGCGCTGGTTACATGCCAAAATAGCCTGCCGGGGGATGATGCCAAGGTGGATGGCGAAGCCTTTTTCATCACTAATGACGAACCTATATACTTCTGGGACTTTACACGGCTGGTTTGGGGGTATGCGGGGGACACCACGCGGCCAGAACAAGTACAGGTGATGAGTCGAACATGGGCATTGCTGCTGGCTGCATTGTTGGAGTGGATCTTCTGGGCTTTTCGCCTAGGCGAAGCACCTCTGACAAGGACTAAAGTGCGGCTCAGCTGCATGACAAGGTATTTCTGCATTGACAAGGCGAAGCAACGACTTAGGTATAAGCCCCTGGTAGGGCTTAAGGACGGGTTAAGAACTGCAGTTGAAGATTGCCTTCGGCGGCGGACGGCAGCACAAAGCACTCATACAAGTAATGTAAAGGAAAAGGGGCAATGAGTCTAGCCTTGTTCCTTTCAAATGACAATTGGGCTGTAATATGGATGACTATGGGTATTTTACAGAGTTGTATATATAACGCAGACATTTCTGATGCAGATTATCTGAGCTGAGTTTGCCCGAGGTTCCTCTAAGCAGCGTCGCTGCAACTGAAAAAGGTTAATATATCAGGGCTTTTGATATTTATCTCTGCCGGGCTTGGTCCCTTGCTCTCGACAGGGGGACACAGGCAAAACAAGAGCCATGAGTGATCCTAGCGGCTTGGAACTGGCCGGTATCAACCGCAGACCTCCAGTAGGCACCAGACTACCCTGTTCCTACAAGCCTTGGACTGAAAAGGTGGACCTGTACTTGTAAAATCAACCCGATCTCATTTGAGACGTCAAGCGCAGCAATATGAACAATTGTCAGCCGAGACCATTGAACTGTCCCGCGGCTGCATCCCAATGACCGCATTAAATAAGCATAAAATACGCCGTCGGACATGGCCGTAGGTGCAGAGTTCTCAATGTTTGGCACGATTCGCAGCACACACACTGATCGGGCTAATGCTTACACTCCGTGGGTATATTCTGCAGATGGAAGTGTTGGAGCTTATCTTTGACAGGATTGATGTTTCCGGTCCGCCTGTCCCAGCGACCATATTTGTGCCACAGGATGCTATTTGCTTGCGGCTCATCAGTGCCCTTATCCTGTTCCTTTTGACATACATGATGCAACAAGCCTGATCTGCCTATCTCTAGCAAGATCATAGCAGGCCTGTCTAAAAGCCAACTGAGACCTGGTATCCGTGACCTGTCGTCTGAGCATTGAAGTTCACTTTTCCAACGCAATCTCCATACTCATAAGGCCTGTGCACTTGGCCCCATCCAGCCCCGGGAGTGCTCGACGTAGGCGCTACAAACGTCACATTGGTATACGGGAGCGAGCTACACATATGGCTCTGCATGCCGTTCCACGGATAGTACTCCACGAATCCAACCTGGCTGCTTTCGattcctccagcttcgctCGGCAATGTGTACGACCCGACATGTGTCGACTTGCCGCTCGCGGTGTCGACAAGGGTTGCCGTCCAGGTGGTCCCGGCTGAGTTCTGGACCACGAGGTCATAGAGTGGAGCATATGGAGCTGGGATTTCCACCGCGCAGCTGACATCTGCGCCGCCGTCTGCGCCGTCGTGGCAGTTTGGGTCGGTGCTCGTGGTTCCGGACacgaagctggagaaaaCAGCGTGGACGATGCTTGAACCGGAGGCATCGGAACGGGGCTGGAGACCGATATGGCCGACATCAAAGACACCGGTGAAGGTGAATTGCTGTGCGAAATAGTAGCCAGTCTCGTGAGGCGTATCCGCCATCGAAATGGGAAACGTGATGTCCTTCAGGCCAGACGAGGGATAGTTGGCAAAGCTCCATGTCTTTGTGAAAAGACACAATTGGATTGTCTGCGTGCTTATCCTCAGTATATGTCATCATGAGAGGAGAGGCCGTCGCTGAGGCGGCTACTGCGGTCTCATGATTGGCCCTGGTTAAAATGAGGCCAATAGTTTAGGCCTCACCCTGGGATATATCAATGCTCAAGCTGGCCA of Aspergillus fumigatus Af293 chromosome 2, whole genome shotgun sequence contains these proteins:
- a CDS encoding putative MFS monocarboxylate transporter (Mct) encodes the protein MHSRDKMRVTSLEKGLGPAIEVKHDVAAATANKTSEEESTAPMDHGLHAWTVVAGAWCCLFCGFGWVNAIGVFQDYYQHNQLREYSASSISWILSLEPFVLFAAGIVLGRVFDNYGPKWMLLIGTFLHVFGLMMISVSSEYYQFLLAQGICSPLGASFVFYPASACTATWFDKRRALAFGIMSSGSSIGGVVFPAMLSRLLPRVGFGWSLRISAFVVLALLAVANMTVRSRIAPVPRRVQFSDYIGPFSEVPFVLLMLASCCGFWAMFVPINYVILEAQEDGVRRSLAEYLLTILNAASLPGRILPGYLGDKLGRFNVMIAMCTLSALTILVLWIPGTLLAPGSAAVYVIFSLLYGFASGAFVGMVPALLSQITADMSKTGVRQGVLYTCMSIATLTGSPIAGAILNRQQETYWGLQVFAGAMMVGSVVFFVAARVVLQGTSLRKKV
- a CDS encoding C-3 sterol dehydrogenase/C-4 decarboxylase family protein, with product MTAEHSPLSLSTVLVTGGSGGLASKILELFSQRGCKRLHSIDIRQPSHLLHGVTYHLGDLTDVDAMRQIFHEVKPDVVIHTASPRFDTPNHIMYKVNVEGTKNLVQIAQESGAHSFVYTSSASVISDGKTDLENADESYPVILGDQQPEYYTHTKALAETYVLLQNHRSEGTSPQFLTCAIRPSGIFGVGDLVLLPGMLDAYFRGQTKVQIGNNKNLFDFTENTNVAYSHYLAAAALVTCQNSLPGDDAKVDGEAFFITNDEPIYFWDFTRLVWGYAGDTTRPEQVQVMSRTWALLLAALLEWIFWAFRLGEAPLTRTKVRLSCMTRYFCIDKAKQRLRYKPLVGLKDGLRTAVEDCLRRRTAAQSTHTSNVKEKGQ